The following proteins are co-located in the Maridesulfovibrio ferrireducens genome:
- a CDS encoding formate dehydrogenase accessory protein FdhE, with the protein MTFDYSKAQRQLDKKIINLNKKEFLPGELVDLISNVAKIQLEAEQQAAPVMPDTASLAPAAENIQGRPLLARADFPYDHDQAVQLFAKFSDILLNLSGPIADAAKFISDRIENGELDLEKGFSAYVQGDDNFFAKWGELTPEAPRTLNFLIQSSVTPSIKVVARNIAEHLPEIEKTEEETPTSVDLEIEVSPPPARNHGHCPVCGSIPFIHVLRHKQGFRYADCSFCHTEYRVRRLACAYCDESDSKKIKFFTAEGEPGYRVEVCDSCNNYIKTIDFRELDKVSIPTLDDLESLPLDFLAVEEGYKRGTLSAWGF; encoded by the coding sequence ATGACTTTTGATTACAGCAAGGCACAACGTCAGTTAGATAAAAAAATTATAAACCTGAATAAAAAAGAATTTCTTCCGGGCGAACTTGTTGATCTTATATCAAATGTAGCAAAAATTCAGCTTGAAGCAGAACAACAAGCCGCACCAGTTATGCCAGACACCGCGTCCCTTGCTCCTGCCGCCGAAAACATTCAGGGACGCCCTTTACTCGCCCGGGCAGATTTCCCATATGATCACGATCAGGCAGTTCAATTATTCGCAAAATTTTCTGATATACTTTTAAATTTGTCCGGCCCCATTGCTGATGCTGCAAAGTTTATTTCTGATAGAATTGAAAACGGAGAACTTGATCTTGAAAAAGGTTTTTCCGCATATGTTCAAGGGGATGACAACTTCTTTGCTAAATGGGGAGAGCTGACACCCGAAGCTCCGCGTACTTTAAATTTTCTTATCCAATCGTCAGTAACTCCATCAATCAAAGTTGTTGCTAGAAACATTGCCGAACATCTGCCTGAAATTGAAAAAACAGAAGAAGAAACACCAACCAGCGTTGATCTGGAAATTGAAGTCAGTCCTCCGCCAGCCCGTAATCATGGACATTGCCCAGTGTGCGGCAGCATTCCTTTCATTCATGTCCTGCGTCACAAACAAGGATTCCGTTACGCGGACTGTTCGTTCTGTCATACCGAATATCGCGTGCGCAGACTGGCGTGTGCTTACTGTGATGAAAGCGACTCTAAAAAAATTAAATTTTTCACAGCTGAGGGAGAGCCCGGTTACCGTGTTGAGGTTTGCGACAGTTGCAATAATTACATCAAAACTATTGATTTCAGAGAACTGGACAAAGTTTCCATCCCGACACTTGATGACTTGGAATCTTTACCGCTTGATTTTTTAGCAGTCGAAGAGGGTTACAAACGCGGAACATTATCAGCATGGGGGTTCTAA
- a CDS encoding IS1595 family transposase, which yields MRHTNVSHRRLDDRAAKLKRLASSEEEAKKFLIANCFGERKPFCPRCRENKLYVLNGSRYRCSSCKYTFQDFSGRWINNGGLSCTEWIRLIQLFAEDNTAHAISLDLGISYNAAYKAVSSLRFAILAQAIDAVQLLGPETGLHKHLNNKKLTGIPAKTGSEVIPVFGVLEKNGWVFIDLMQNINAESVFHFNHNFHLKLVRHGSIIHTDRYQKYNALILCGDDSLPLDYIRKYPGVTPEIEKSDGEFWTFARDRFKRYKGISPHRFPLYLKELEFRFNNRDKDIFNILVNYVCKIVPDVD from the coding sequence ATGCGGCACACAAATGTCAGCCATCGGCGGTTAGATGATCGTGCAGCTAAACTTAAAAGGCTAGCTTCTTCCGAGGAAGAAGCTAAAAAATTTCTAATTGCAAACTGTTTCGGAGAAAGAAAACCTTTCTGTCCACGATGCAGAGAAAATAAATTATATGTTCTAAACGGCAGCCGCTACCGCTGTTCTTCCTGCAAATATACATTTCAGGATTTCAGCGGCCGATGGATCAACAATGGAGGTTTGTCCTGCACTGAATGGATACGCCTTATTCAACTTTTTGCTGAAGACAATACAGCTCATGCAATTTCGCTGGATTTAGGGATTTCTTACAATGCAGCTTACAAGGCTGTATCATCTCTGAGATTTGCAATTCTAGCGCAGGCAATTGACGCTGTTCAGCTCCTTGGACCTGAAACAGGTCTGCACAAGCATTTAAATAATAAAAAACTTACAGGTATACCTGCTAAAACAGGGTCTGAAGTAATTCCCGTATTCGGCGTGCTTGAAAAAAATGGTTGGGTGTTTATTGACCTTATGCAAAATATCAACGCCGAATCTGTTTTTCACTTTAACCACAACTTTCACCTTAAACTTGTAAGACACGGAAGCATTATTCACACTGATCGCTATCAGAAATACAATGCACTTATACTCTGCGGAGACGATTCGCTCCCTCTTGATTATATCCGTAAATATCCGGGTGTAACCCCTGAAATTGAAAAATCAGACGGAGAATTCTGGACATTCGCCCGAGACAGATTCAAACGGTACAAAGGAATATCCCCTCACAGATTTCCGTTATATCTTAAGGAACTGGAATTCAGATTCAATAATCGAGATAAAGATATTTTTAATATTCTGGTCAACTATGTCTGCAAAATAGTACCTGATGTAGATTAA
- the fdhD gene encoding formate dehydrogenase accessory sulfurtransferase FdhD translates to MVKDSHNFTVKEYSNNSFRDKEIKSILEIPLTINLNGREVVTLLTTAKYPKYLAIGFLKSDAYISTRDQVTDIKITERDDRIIADVTTNNDPWEGRVLEYSITSGCGKGTNFGRNVSTISKKTIHSDLKVTPDQILHHARTLHERSTLYGQTRGCHNSSLCTPTDMLYFREDIGRHNAIDMIVGQCFFEEVPTNGKIIVSTGRVASEILLKAVRIGVPILASTAVATSFSVELARKIGITLIGNISDTGFWVYNDQGRIEGL, encoded by the coding sequence ATGGTCAAAGACAGTCATAATTTTACGGTTAAAGAATATTCCAACAACTCTTTTCGAGATAAAGAAATTAAAAGTATTCTTGAAATTCCGTTAACCATTAATCTTAACGGTCGAGAAGTAGTAACGCTGCTTACGACTGCTAAGTATCCAAAATATTTAGCAATAGGATTCTTGAAGTCCGACGCATACATTTCCACAAGGGATCAAGTTACAGACATTAAAATAACAGAGCGAGATGACAGAATAATTGCGGACGTAACAACAAATAATGATCCATGGGAAGGGCGCGTTCTCGAATATTCAATAACTTCCGGCTGCGGAAAAGGGACAAACTTCGGACGAAACGTTTCCACCATTTCTAAAAAAACTATCCATTCCGACCTGAAGGTTACACCTGATCAAATCCTGCATCACGCCCGCACACTGCATGAAAGATCCACGCTCTACGGACAGACCAGAGGTTGCCATAACTCCTCCCTTTGTACGCCGACTGATATGCTTTATTTCAGAGAAGATATAGGCAGACACAATGCAATTGATATGATTGTCGGTCAGTGCTTTTTTGAAGAAGTTCCTACCAACGGTAAAATCATTGTTTCTACCGGAAGAGTTGCTTCTGAGATCCTGCTTAAGGCTGTCCGCATCGGTGTTCCAATTTTGGCTTCGACAGCAGTCGCCACAAGTTTTTCCGTTGAACTGGCAAGAAAAATCGGCATCACTTTAATAGGTAACATCAGTGATACCGGATTCTGGGTGTATAATGATCAGGGCAGAATTGAAGGCCTTTGA
- a CDS encoding UPF0280 family protein, producing the protein MTRKKHTGHARDYRKNVTPSTEETSFQVVVEQTDLFVIAQKKLSSEVAAIIHKVRSVIKAHIFLNPQFGTSLTPVDVPEGADPIITAMAHAASLCGVGPMAAVAGAVAQEVATRLQPISENIIVENGGDIFMNSTVPRRVALLSDPESGSKIGLIIKSDEFPVSICSSSGTIGHSLSLGSGDLVTVRSQDARLADAAATALANLLKSPADVALVIEKARTLSESLTKSGAEFGLDGVFVQYDSKIGAWGNIELIAL; encoded by the coding sequence TTGACCAGAAAAAAGCACACCGGCCATGCTAGAGATTACAGAAAAAATGTAACTCCTTCTACTGAGGAAACATCGTTTCAAGTAGTAGTTGAACAGACAGACCTTTTTGTCATTGCTCAAAAAAAACTCAGTTCTGAAGTCGCTGCAATTATCCATAAAGTTCGTTCCGTGATTAAAGCTCATATCTTCCTGAATCCTCAATTCGGAACAAGCCTGACCCCTGTGGATGTCCCGGAAGGAGCTGATCCGATAATAACAGCCATGGCGCACGCAGCCTCTCTTTGCGGAGTCGGACCAATGGCGGCTGTTGCCGGGGCTGTTGCTCAGGAAGTAGCGACCAGACTGCAACCGATAAGTGAAAATATTATTGTGGAGAACGGAGGGGACATATTCATGAACTCAACTGTTCCCCGCAGAGTTGCACTGCTTTCCGATCCTGAATCCGGTTCTAAAATAGGCTTAATTATCAAGTCAGATGAATTTCCAGTATCAATCTGCTCTTCGTCCGGAACAATAGGCCACTCTTTAAGCCTTGGCAGCGGTGATCTTGTCACAGTCCGATCTCAGGACGCCCGCCTTGCAGATGCAGCAGCCACAGCCCTTGCCAATCTACTAAAATCCCCTGCTGACGTTGCTCTCGTCATAGAAAAAGCCCGGACCTTGTCAGAAAGTTTGACAAAATCCGGGGCTGAGTTCGGTCTGGATGGAGTTTTCGTGCAATACGATTCTAAAATAGGAGCATGGGGAAATATAGAACTGATTGCCCTGTAA
- a CDS encoding ATP-binding cassette domain-containing protein, giving the protein MSDILYKLSGVTQCYSGKTVLSLDDFVVSKGAIIGLAGHNGSGKSTLMRILAFLESPVSGEIIFDGKKIEIADIQLRRKVTLLTQEPYLLKRTVAGNVAYGLELRGATHIESKVRESLSLVGLDPDIFMSRQWYELSGGEAQRVALAARLAINPKVLLLDEPTASLDRESTLLIHEAAVKVREKYGTTLVIVSHDYLWLEDVADNIITFSQGKIKN; this is encoded by the coding sequence ATGAGTGATATTCTGTACAAACTATCCGGTGTAACTCAGTGTTATAGCGGTAAAACCGTTCTTAGTCTTGATGACTTTGTTGTTTCGAAAGGGGCAATCATCGGTCTTGCCGGACACAACGGCAGTGGTAAAAGTACCCTTATGCGTATTTTAGCTTTTCTTGAGAGCCCCGTTTCAGGTGAAATTATATTTGACGGCAAAAAGATCGAAATTGCGGATATTCAGCTTCGTCGGAAAGTAACCCTGCTGACTCAGGAACCTTATCTGTTAAAAAGAACGGTTGCAGGGAACGTTGCTTATGGACTTGAACTTAGAGGCGCAACTCATATTGAAAGTAAGGTCCGAGAATCTTTAAGTCTTGTGGGACTTGATCCTGATATCTTTATGTCTCGTCAATGGTATGAACTTTCGGGAGGTGAAGCGCAAAGAGTTGCCTTGGCGGCAAGGCTTGCAATTAATCCGAAGGTTCTGCTTCTTGATGAACCCACAGCCAGTCTAGATAGAGAAAGCACGCTTTTGATCCACGAAGCCGCTGTGAAGGTTCGCGAAAAATACGGAACAACGCTTGTTATTGTCAGTCATGATTATCTTTGGCTTGAAGATGTCGCCGATAATATTATTACTTTCTCTCAGGGTAAAATTAAAAATTAG
- the moaA gene encoding GTP 3',8-cyclase MoaA codes for MTLIDKLGRSVSYLRLSVTDRCNLRCKYCVTKDFTFTPHPNILRYEEMLRLIDLAASLNISKLRLTGGEPFVRRGFMDFISSIQNNHADMDLRITTNGTLLEQYVKDLKKIGISRLNISLDTLNRETFKDITGSDYLNEVLNSISACLSAGIRVKINAVAMKGINDHELESFIKFTKENPVDFRFIEFMPMGEDTRWSNERFWGAEEILEQARQFASLNLIKRTAENRGPAQMYSIHGGKGRLGLISPVSSHFCGTCNRLRITSDGYLRTCLFSDKTYRLRDIMRNPKLNDESLKRVLVAATRDKPLGYDLLQARRGSEVCGTQMSAIGG; via the coding sequence ATGACATTAATTGACAAACTCGGAAGAAGTGTCAGCTACCTCAGACTTAGCGTGACTGACCGATGTAATCTAAGATGCAAATACTGCGTAACTAAAGACTTCACTTTCACACCGCATCCCAACATCTTGCGATATGAAGAAATGCTCAGACTTATTGATCTGGCTGCCTCTCTAAATATCTCAAAACTCCGGCTGACCGGCGGGGAGCCATTCGTTCGTCGCGGTTTTATGGATTTTATTTCATCTATACAAAACAATCATGCAGATATGGACTTGCGAATTACGACCAACGGCACACTGCTCGAACAATATGTAAAAGATCTCAAAAAGATCGGCATCAGCAGACTGAACATATCGTTGGACACCTTGAACCGCGAGACATTTAAAGACATCACAGGATCCGATTATCTAAATGAGGTTCTGAATTCTATTTCCGCCTGTCTTTCAGCCGGAATACGCGTTAAAATAAATGCAGTTGCCATGAAAGGTATTAATGATCACGAACTGGAATCATTCATAAAATTTACAAAAGAGAATCCCGTTGATTTCCGTTTTATAGAATTTATGCCCATGGGCGAAGACACAAGATGGTCCAATGAAAGATTTTGGGGAGCTGAAGAAATTCTCGAGCAAGCACGGCAATTTGCCAGCTTGAACCTGATTAAAAGAACCGCTGAAAACCGGGGACCGGCTCAAATGTATTCTATTCACGGTGGTAAAGGAAGATTAGGATTAATTTCTCCCGTCAGTTCCCATTTTTGCGGAACATGCAATAGACTTCGCATTACCTCCGACGGATATCTCAGAACCTGTCTGTTTTCCGACAAAACCTACCGACTCCGTGACATCATGAGAAATCCAAAATTAAATGATGAGTCTCTAAAACGCGTACTTGTAGCAGCTACACGAGATAAACCTCTCGGGTACGATCTTCTACAAGCCAGAAGAGGAAGTGAAGTATGCGGCACACAAATGTCAGCCATCGGCGGTTAG
- a CDS encoding ABC transporter permease, with product MDFIVNGFFQAFLLLFGGDAETYSAIFTTLSVSTISISASLIIGAPLGFMLGYHDFYGKKFLRTVVDSLLSFPTVVIGLLVYALLSHRGPLGEMELLFTIPGIAFGQALLGLPIVIAMMATAVENLDQRLKNTLLTLGAGRSHILRTTLWEARYSLVLAAAAAYGRIVSEIGISMMVGGNIKWHTRTITTAIALETGKGEFAMGIALGIVLMIVAFAVNFSMSGIKKRAGK from the coding sequence ATGGATTTTATTGTAAATGGTTTTTTTCAGGCATTTTTATTGCTTTTCGGTGGAGATGCTGAAACTTATTCTGCCATATTCACTACCCTTTCGGTTTCGACTATTTCGATTTCCGCAAGTCTGATAATCGGCGCCCCGCTGGGGTTCATGCTTGGTTATCATGATTTTTACGGAAAGAAATTCTTGCGAACTGTGGTGGATTCTCTGCTTTCTTTTCCAACTGTAGTGATTGGGCTTCTGGTTTATGCGCTTCTTTCCCACAGAGGGCCACTGGGAGAGATGGAGCTTCTTTTCACCATTCCCGGTATTGCCTTTGGTCAGGCGTTATTAGGGCTCCCTATTGTGATTGCAATGATGGCTACAGCCGTTGAAAACCTTGATCAGCGATTAAAAAATACACTGCTGACTCTCGGAGCCGGGCGTAGTCATATATTGCGTACAACTCTCTGGGAAGCTCGTTATAGCCTTGTACTTGCGGCAGCTGCGGCATATGGCCGAATTGTTTCTGAGATAGGTATTTCTATGATGGTTGGTGGAAATATAAAATGGCATACAAGAACCATAACCACGGCAATTGCTTTGGAGACAGGTAAGGGTGAGTTTGCGATGGGGATTGCTCTTGGCATTGTATTGATGATTGTTGCATTTGCCGTGAATTTTTCCATGTCCGGTATTAAAAAGAGGGCGGGGAAATGA
- a CDS encoding glycogen/starch/alpha-glucan phosphorylase, with the protein MTKRRFTLKKKNDRKSLAADICDHVVFSLSKEVDSATEHDIGKALALSMRDRLVERMMLTRDRFRETKAKRMYYFSIEYLLGRCLGNTLCNMELLSECEEMFKDIGYDLDEVRESERDPALGNGGLGRLAACFLDSLATLDMPGCGYGIHYEYGLFRQSIQDGCQKELADYWMADGMPMEIARPDQAVMIPLYGRVENSILPNGEYLPMWMDWEDIIGVPYDIPIVGYGGKTVNYLRLFAARASQSFDMEIFNHGDYIRAVQRKIESEMVTKVLYPSESVSFGKELRLVQEYFLVACGLRDITRRFSAQNKNFEEFADYVVIQLNDTHPALTVVELMRYLVDEKRIKWGTAWEITQATCAYTNHTLLPEALECWSVDLLEKVLPRHLQLIYEINSRFLDGVKKKYADDVEKIRRMSLFEEDGKKEVRMANLAVIGSHSVNGVSELHSDLVKRRLFPDFYEMNPEKFNNKTNGVTPRRWLLKSNPPLAQLLTDSIGKKWITDLGELKKIEKYATDSEFRKKFIAAKRKNKIVLSDFIRSTLDIKVSPDSIFDIHAKRIHEYKRQLLNVLHIIHMYLEMIDHGREPFCARTFIFAGKAAPGYWEAKQIIKLIHSVGDVINKDKRTKGLIKVAFTPDYRVSLAEKIIPACDLSEQISTAGTEASGTGNMKFAMNGALTIGTLDGANVEMREEVGAENFYLFGLRQEEVETFLVTGSYHPRGIYEKSPEVRQVLDALRSNRFSPKDPGMFSWIVDKLLTDNEQYLHLADFVEYIETQKIVDREYADPALWNKKAILNTARMGKFSTDRTMKEYARDIWNIKTLKDLE; encoded by the coding sequence ATGACAAAACGCAGATTTACTTTGAAAAAGAAAAATGATCGCAAGAGTCTTGCCGCTGATATCTGTGACCACGTTGTTTTTTCGCTCAGCAAGGAAGTGGATAGTGCCACAGAGCATGATATCGGTAAGGCTTTGGCATTATCGATGCGGGATCGTCTTGTTGAAAGAATGATGCTGACTCGTGACAGGTTCCGCGAAACTAAAGCCAAGCGTATGTATTATTTTTCTATAGAATATCTGCTTGGGCGTTGCCTTGGTAACACCTTGTGCAACATGGAGCTCCTTTCAGAATGTGAGGAGATGTTCAAGGATATCGGGTACGATCTTGACGAAGTCCGCGAGAGCGAACGCGATCCGGCGCTTGGAAACGGTGGTTTGGGAAGACTCGCTGCCTGTTTTTTAGATTCATTAGCAACACTTGATATGCCCGGATGCGGTTACGGTATCCATTATGAGTATGGTCTTTTCAGGCAGTCCATTCAGGACGGCTGCCAGAAAGAACTGGCTGACTACTGGATGGCAGACGGTATGCCGATGGAGATAGCCCGCCCTGATCAGGCTGTGATGATTCCTTTATACGGTAGGGTGGAAAACAGTATTTTGCCTAATGGTGAGTATCTGCCCATGTGGATGGACTGGGAAGATATTATAGGTGTTCCATATGATATTCCAATCGTAGGTTATGGCGGAAAAACAGTAAATTACCTTAGATTGTTCGCCGCTCGTGCTTCTCAAAGCTTTGATATGGAAATTTTTAATCACGGGGACTACATCCGGGCTGTCCAGCGAAAAATTGAATCTGAAATGGTTACTAAGGTTTTGTATCCCAGCGAATCAGTCTCTTTCGGTAAAGAATTACGCCTTGTTCAGGAATACTTTCTGGTGGCTTGCGGTTTGAGGGACATCACACGCAGGTTCTCAGCTCAAAACAAAAATTTTGAAGAATTTGCTGATTATGTAGTTATTCAGCTTAACGATACTCACCCGGCTTTAACCGTTGTTGAGTTGATGCGGTATCTTGTGGATGAAAAAAGAATCAAATGGGGAACAGCCTGGGAGATTACACAGGCGACCTGTGCGTATACGAACCATACTTTATTGCCGGAAGCTCTTGAGTGCTGGTCGGTTGATTTGCTTGAAAAGGTTCTTCCGCGTCATTTGCAGCTCATATATGAAATTAACAGCCGTTTTCTGGACGGTGTTAAGAAGAAGTATGCAGATGATGTTGAGAAAATCAGGCGCATGTCACTCTTTGAGGAAGACGGTAAGAAAGAAGTCCGTATGGCCAATCTTGCTGTTATCGGTTCGCATTCAGTTAACGGGGTTTCCGAACTTCATTCAGATCTAGTAAAGCGCAGGCTTTTCCCTGATTTTTATGAAATGAACCCTGAGAAATTTAACAATAAAACAAACGGGGTAACTCCCAGACGCTGGTTGCTTAAATCCAATCCTCCTCTTGCTCAGTTATTAACTGATTCTATAGGTAAAAAGTGGATTACTGATCTAGGTGAACTCAAAAAAATTGAAAAATACGCAACGGATTCAGAATTCCGGAAAAAATTTATTGCCGCCAAGCGTAAAAATAAAATAGTTCTTTCGGATTTTATAAGAAGTACCTTGGATATTAAGGTTTCTCCAGATTCTATTTTTGATATTCACGCCAAACGCATACATGAATATAAGCGGCAGTTACTGAATGTTCTGCATATTATTCATATGTATCTGGAAATGATTGATCATGGTCGGGAACCTTTTTGTGCCAGAACATTTATTTTTGCCGGCAAGGCTGCTCCCGGATATTGGGAAGCCAAACAGATAATTAAGCTTATTCATAGTGTCGGGGATGTAATCAACAAAGATAAGCGGACTAAAGGGCTGATCAAGGTTGCTTTTACTCCTGATTATCGTGTCTCGCTTGCGGAAAAGATTATTCCGGCCTGTGACCTCAGTGAACAGATTTCAACCGCAGGTACCGAGGCTTCGGGAACCGGTAATATGAAGTTTGCCATGAATGGTGCTTTGACAATTGGAACTCTGGACGGAGCCAATGTTGAAATGCGTGAGGAAGTCGGGGCTGAGAATTTTTACCTATTTGGATTGAGACAGGAGGAAGTTGAAACTTTTTTGGTGACAGGCTCTTATCATCCACGAGGAATTTATGAAAAATCTCCTGAAGTGCGACAGGTTTTGGATGCTTTGCGGTCAAATAGATTTTCTCCGAAAGATCCGGGAATGTTCAGTTGGATCGTAGATAAATTGCTGACGGATAATGAGCAGTATCTGCATCTTGCTGATTTTGTGGAGTACATTGAAACTCAGAAAATTGTGGATCGTGAATATGCCGACCCTGCTCTTTGGAATAAGAAGGCAATTCTGAACACCGCCCGTATGGGAAAATTCTCAACAGATAGAACGATGAAAGAATATGCCCGTGATATTTGGAATATTAAAACTCTTAAGGATTTAGAGTAA
- a CDS encoding MTH1187 family thiamine-binding protein, which yields MSVLVELTIFPTDKGVSVSPYVARVVEIIRSSGLSCQLGPMGTSIEGEWDDIMAAITKCYRELATDCDRIYIVMTADCRRGAVDRLQGKVESVESKL from the coding sequence ATGAGTGTTTTAGTAGAATTGACAATCTTTCCAACCGATAAGGGCGTAAGTGTCAGCCCTTATGTCGCGCGGGTTGTTGAAATTATTCGTTCAAGCGGCTTATCCTGCCAGCTTGGTCCGATGGGGACCAGTATCGAAGGAGAGTGGGATGACATTATGGCCGCTATCACAAAGTGTTACCGCGAATTGGCAACAGATTGTGACCGCATCTATATAGTTATGACGGCTGATTGCCGCAGGGGGGCTGTCGATAGATTGCAAGGCAAGGTTGAATCTGTTGAGTCTAAGTTGTAG
- a CDS encoding substrate-binding domain-containing protein — MKKINVMLLTFALVVLLVSPGLVKAEEVLMMATTTSTDNTGLLDELAPKFQKDTGIELRWTAVGTGKALKMGENCDVDVLLVHAPAAEQKYVDSGALKDRKEVMYNDFVIIGPASDPAGVKGLSVVEAMKTIASKKAAFVSRGDNSGTNKKEISLWKTAGMAVPDKDAWYVQTGQGMIKSINIAEERDGYIMTDRGTYIKYEANKKGNPELKVLVEGDKSLFNQYSVLAVNPEKCKNAKYALATKFSNWLTSSKAQKDIADFKLLGKKLFIPNAK, encoded by the coding sequence ATGAAAAAAATTAATGTGATGCTGTTAACATTTGCGCTTGTTGTACTGCTTGTTTCACCTGGGCTGGTTAAAGCAGAAGAAGTTTTAATGATGGCTACAACTACCAGTACTGATAATACAGGTTTGCTTGATGAGCTTGCTCCTAAATTCCAGAAAGACACCGGAATTGAATTACGCTGGACCGCTGTTGGTACAGGCAAGGCTCTCAAAATGGGCGAAAATTGTGATGTTGATGTTCTTTTGGTTCATGCTCCTGCTGCGGAACAGAAATATGTTGATTCCGGCGCACTTAAAGATCGTAAAGAAGTTATGTATAATGATTTTGTTATCATCGGTCCGGCTTCCGATCCTGCAGGAGTTAAAGGTCTTTCAGTTGTCGAGGCTATGAAGACAATTGCTTCCAAGAAAGCTGCATTCGTAAGCCGCGGTGACAACTCCGGAACCAACAAAAAAGAAATATCTCTTTGGAAAACAGCTGGAATGGCTGTTCCTGATAAAGATGCATGGTATGTTCAGACCGGACAGGGCATGATCAAAAGTATCAACATTGCCGAAGAACGCGATGGCTACATTATGACTGATCGCGGCACCTATATTAAATATGAAGCTAACAAGAAGGGTAATCCTGAGCTTAAAGTCCTGGTTGAAGGTGATAAGTCTCTGTTTAACCAGTACAGCGTTCTTGCTGTAAATCCTGAAAAGTGCAAAAATGCTAAGTATGCACTGGCAACTAAATTCTCTAACTGGCTTACTTCTTCTAAAGCTCAGAAGGATATTGCCGATTTCAAACTTCTTGGTAAAAAACTGTTCATTCCTAACGCAAAATAG